From the genome of Apodemus sylvaticus chromosome 3, mApoSyl1.1, whole genome shotgun sequence, one region includes:
- the Mthfr gene encoding methylenetetrahydrofolate reductase (NADPH) isoform X1 — MNHQKAKVLPAGHCPPSLGTWASEAGCVRLSVPPSISRYPVMVNEARGSGSPKPRSEGSSSGGESSKDSSRCSTPSLDPDRHERLREKMRRRMESGDKWFSLEFFPPRTAEGAVNLIARFDRMAAGGPLFVDVTWHPAGDPGSDKETSSMMIASTAVNYCGLETILHMTCCQQRPEEITGHLHRAKQLGLKNIMALRGDPVGDHWEAEEGGFSYATDLVKHIRHEFGDYFDICVAGYPRGHPDAESFEDDLKHLKEKVSAGADFIITQLFFEASTFLRFVKACSEIGISCPILPGIFPIQGYTSLRQLVKLSKLEVPQKIKDVIEPIKDNDAAIRNYGIELAVSLCRELLDSGSVPGLHFYTLNREVATMEVLKQLGLWTEDPRRPLPWAVSAHPKRREEDVRPIFWASRPKSYIYRTQGWDEFPNGRWGNSSSPAFGELKDYYLFYLKSKSPREELLKMWGEELTSEESVFEVFEHYLSGEPNRHGYRVTCLPWNDEPLAAETSLMKEELLRVNRLGILTINSQPNINAKPSSDPIVGWGPSGGYVFQKAYLEFFTSRETVEALLQVLKTYELRVNYHIVDVKGENITNAPELQPNAVTWGIFPGREIIQPTVVDPISFMFWKDEAFALWIEQWGKLYEEESPSRMIIQYIHDNYFLVNLVDNEFPLDSCLWQVVEDTFELLNRNTTTKTETQAP, encoded by the exons ATGAACCATCAAAAAGCCAAGGTCCTCCCAGCGGGGCACTGTCCTCCATCCCTGGGGACGTGGGCCTCAGAGGCCGGCTGCGTGAGGCTTTCTGTGCCACCCTCAATCAG CAGGTATCCAGTCATGGTGAACGAGGCCAGAGGAAGTGGCAGCCCCAAGCCCCGGTCTGAGGGCAGCAGCAGTGGCGGCGAGAGTTCCAAGGACAGTTCGAGATGTTCTACCCCCAGCCTGGACCCAGACCGGCACGAGAGACTCCGGGAGAAGATGAGGCGCAGAATGGAATCTGGTGACAAGTGGTTCTCCCTGGAGTTCTTCCCTCCTCGGACTGCTGAGGGCGCTGTTAACCTCATCGCGAG GTTTGACCGGATGGCAGCAGGGGGCCCTCTCTTTGTGGATGTTACCTGGCACCCAGCTGGAGACCCTGGCTCAGACAAGGAGACCTCCTCCATGATGATTGCCAGCACAGCAGTAAACTACTGTGGCTTGGAAACCATCCTGCACATGACCTGCTGCCAGCAGCGCCCGGAGGAGATCACAGGCCATCTGCACAGAGCCAAGCAGCTTGGCCTGAAGAACATAATGGCGCTGAGGGGAG ACCCTGTAGGTGaccactgggaagcagaggaaggaggctTCAGCTATGCCACAGACCTGGTCAAGCACATCCGGCACGAGTTTGGCGACTATTTTGACATCTGTGTGGCAG GCTACCCCAGAGGCCACCCGGATGCGGAGAGCTTCGAGGACGACCTGAAGCATTTGAAGGAGAAGGTATCCGCGGGCGCGGACTTCATCATCACCCAGCTCTTCTTTGAGGCCAGCACCTTCCTCAGATTTGTGAAGGCCTGCTCGGAGATCGGCATCTCTTGCCCCATCCTGCCTGGGATCTTCCCTATTCAG GGCTACACCTCCCTTCGGCAGCTGGTGAAGCTGTCCAAGCTGGAGGTGCCACAGAAGATCAAGGATGTGATCGAGCCGATCAAAGACAATGACGCTGCCATCCGCAACTACGGCATCGAGCTGGCTGTGAGCCTGTGCCGGGAGCTGCTGGACAGCGGCTCGGTGCCAGGCCTCCACTTCTACACCCTCAACCGCGAGGTGGCCACCATGGAGGTGCTCAAGCAACTGGGCCTGTGGACCGAGGACCCCAG GCGTCCCCTGCCCTGGGCTGTCAGTGCGCACCCCAAGCGCCGCGAGGAAGATGTGCGTCCCATCTTTTGGGCCTCCAGACCAAAAAGCTACATCTACCGCACACAGGGCTGGGATGAGTTTCCTAACGGCCGCTG GGGTAATTCCTCCTCGCCAGCCTTTGGGGAGCTGAAGGACTACTACCTCTTCTACCTGAAAAGCAAGTCCCCCAGGGAGGAGCTGCTGAAGATGTGGGGTGAGGAGCTCACCAGTGAGGAGAGTGTCTTTGAAGTCTTTGAACACTACCTCTCAGGAGAGCCGAATCGTcatggctacaga GTAACCTGCCTGCCCTGGAACGATGAACCCCTGGCGGCGGAAACCAGCCTGATGAAGGAGGAGCTGCTTCGCGTCAACAGGCTGGGCATCCTCACCATCAACTCCCAGCCCAACATCAACGCAAAGCCGTCCTCAGACCCCATTGTGGGCTGGGGCCCCAGTGGGGGCTATGTCTTCCAGAAG GCCTACCTAGAGTTCTTCACCTCCCGTGAAACCGTGGAGGCTCTTCTGCAAGTGCTAAAGACATATGAGCTGCGCGTCAACTACCACATCGTGGATGTGAAG GGAGAGAACATCACTAACGCCCCCGAGCTGCAGCCCAACGCGGTGACATGGGGCATCTTCCCTGGCCGAGAGATCATCCAGCCCACCGTGGTGGATCCCATCAGCTTCATGTTCTGGAAG GACGAGGCCTTTGCCCTGTGGATCGAGCAGTGGGGCAAGTTATACGAGGAGGAGTCCCCGTCCCGCATGATCATCCAGTACATCCATGACAACTACTTCCTGGTCAACCTGGTGGACAACGAGTTCCCCCTGGACAGCTGCCTGTGGCAGGTGGTGGAAGACACATTTGAGCTGCTCAACAGGAACACCACCACAAAGACAGAGACGCAGGCCCCGTAA
- the Mthfr gene encoding methylenetetrahydrofolate reductase (NADPH) isoform X2 gives MVNEARGSGSPKPRSEGSSSGGESSKDSSRCSTPSLDPDRHERLREKMRRRMESGDKWFSLEFFPPRTAEGAVNLIARFDRMAAGGPLFVDVTWHPAGDPGSDKETSSMMIASTAVNYCGLETILHMTCCQQRPEEITGHLHRAKQLGLKNIMALRGDPVGDHWEAEEGGFSYATDLVKHIRHEFGDYFDICVAGYPRGHPDAESFEDDLKHLKEKVSAGADFIITQLFFEASTFLRFVKACSEIGISCPILPGIFPIQGYTSLRQLVKLSKLEVPQKIKDVIEPIKDNDAAIRNYGIELAVSLCRELLDSGSVPGLHFYTLNREVATMEVLKQLGLWTEDPRRPLPWAVSAHPKRREEDVRPIFWASRPKSYIYRTQGWDEFPNGRWGNSSSPAFGELKDYYLFYLKSKSPREELLKMWGEELTSEESVFEVFEHYLSGEPNRHGYRVTCLPWNDEPLAAETSLMKEELLRVNRLGILTINSQPNINAKPSSDPIVGWGPSGGYVFQKAYLEFFTSRETVEALLQVLKTYELRVNYHIVDVKGENITNAPELQPNAVTWGIFPGREIIQPTVVDPISFMFWKDEAFALWIEQWGKLYEEESPSRMIIQYIHDNYFLVNLVDNEFPLDSCLWQVVEDTFELLNRNTTTKTETQAP, from the exons ATGGTGAACGAGGCCAGAGGAAGTGGCAGCCCCAAGCCCCGGTCTGAGGGCAGCAGCAGTGGCGGCGAGAGTTCCAAGGACAGTTCGAGATGTTCTACCCCCAGCCTGGACCCAGACCGGCACGAGAGACTCCGGGAGAAGATGAGGCGCAGAATGGAATCTGGTGACAAGTGGTTCTCCCTGGAGTTCTTCCCTCCTCGGACTGCTGAGGGCGCTGTTAACCTCATCGCGAG GTTTGACCGGATGGCAGCAGGGGGCCCTCTCTTTGTGGATGTTACCTGGCACCCAGCTGGAGACCCTGGCTCAGACAAGGAGACCTCCTCCATGATGATTGCCAGCACAGCAGTAAACTACTGTGGCTTGGAAACCATCCTGCACATGACCTGCTGCCAGCAGCGCCCGGAGGAGATCACAGGCCATCTGCACAGAGCCAAGCAGCTTGGCCTGAAGAACATAATGGCGCTGAGGGGAG ACCCTGTAGGTGaccactgggaagcagaggaaggaggctTCAGCTATGCCACAGACCTGGTCAAGCACATCCGGCACGAGTTTGGCGACTATTTTGACATCTGTGTGGCAG GCTACCCCAGAGGCCACCCGGATGCGGAGAGCTTCGAGGACGACCTGAAGCATTTGAAGGAGAAGGTATCCGCGGGCGCGGACTTCATCATCACCCAGCTCTTCTTTGAGGCCAGCACCTTCCTCAGATTTGTGAAGGCCTGCTCGGAGATCGGCATCTCTTGCCCCATCCTGCCTGGGATCTTCCCTATTCAG GGCTACACCTCCCTTCGGCAGCTGGTGAAGCTGTCCAAGCTGGAGGTGCCACAGAAGATCAAGGATGTGATCGAGCCGATCAAAGACAATGACGCTGCCATCCGCAACTACGGCATCGAGCTGGCTGTGAGCCTGTGCCGGGAGCTGCTGGACAGCGGCTCGGTGCCAGGCCTCCACTTCTACACCCTCAACCGCGAGGTGGCCACCATGGAGGTGCTCAAGCAACTGGGCCTGTGGACCGAGGACCCCAG GCGTCCCCTGCCCTGGGCTGTCAGTGCGCACCCCAAGCGCCGCGAGGAAGATGTGCGTCCCATCTTTTGGGCCTCCAGACCAAAAAGCTACATCTACCGCACACAGGGCTGGGATGAGTTTCCTAACGGCCGCTG GGGTAATTCCTCCTCGCCAGCCTTTGGGGAGCTGAAGGACTACTACCTCTTCTACCTGAAAAGCAAGTCCCCCAGGGAGGAGCTGCTGAAGATGTGGGGTGAGGAGCTCACCAGTGAGGAGAGTGTCTTTGAAGTCTTTGAACACTACCTCTCAGGAGAGCCGAATCGTcatggctacaga GTAACCTGCCTGCCCTGGAACGATGAACCCCTGGCGGCGGAAACCAGCCTGATGAAGGAGGAGCTGCTTCGCGTCAACAGGCTGGGCATCCTCACCATCAACTCCCAGCCCAACATCAACGCAAAGCCGTCCTCAGACCCCATTGTGGGCTGGGGCCCCAGTGGGGGCTATGTCTTCCAGAAG GCCTACCTAGAGTTCTTCACCTCCCGTGAAACCGTGGAGGCTCTTCTGCAAGTGCTAAAGACATATGAGCTGCGCGTCAACTACCACATCGTGGATGTGAAG GGAGAGAACATCACTAACGCCCCCGAGCTGCAGCCCAACGCGGTGACATGGGGCATCTTCCCTGGCCGAGAGATCATCCAGCCCACCGTGGTGGATCCCATCAGCTTCATGTTCTGGAAG GACGAGGCCTTTGCCCTGTGGATCGAGCAGTGGGGCAAGTTATACGAGGAGGAGTCCCCGTCCCGCATGATCATCCAGTACATCCATGACAACTACTTCCTGGTCAACCTGGTGGACAACGAGTTCCCCCTGGACAGCTGCCTGTGGCAGGTGGTGGAAGACACATTTGAGCTGCTCAACAGGAACACCACCACAAAGACAGAGACGCAGGCCCCGTAA